The following are encoded together in the Vigna unguiculata cultivar IT97K-499-35 chromosome 2, ASM411807v1, whole genome shotgun sequence genome:
- the LOC114174596 gene encoding uncharacterized protein LOC114174596, which yields MNSCGMKPKNRESVFRHKNEFLQILRYYKDNVPKFNSSQLRDALVYDAMLEAAKHGNVEFINDMREANHDLLWAMDNHGRDIFSTDMFGNNLLHLAAHLGPLSDLNLRPGAALQMQREIQWFKAVEEVVHLKCKEAINDEGKKPEDIY from the exons ATGAATTCATGTGGAATGAAACCCAAAAATAGAGAGAGTGTATTTAGACACAAGAATGAATTTCTACAGATATTAAGgtattataaagataatgttCCAAAGTTTAATAGTTCACAACTCCGGGATGCTTTGGTGTACGATGCCATGTTGGAAGCAGCAAAGCATGGAAATGTTGAGTTCATAAATGATATGAGGGAGGCCAACCATGACCTCTTATGGGCAATGGACAATCATGGAAGAGACATATTTTC AACAGACATGTTTGGCAACAACCTATTGCACTTGGCGGCACATTTAGGACCTTTGTCCGATCTGAATCTCAGACCCGGTGCTGCTCTGCAAATGCAAAGAGAAATTCAATGGTTTAAG GCGGTGGAGGAAGTTGTGCATCTCAAATGTAAAGAAGCCATAAATGACGAGGGTAAGAAGCCTGAAGACATTTATTGA
- the LOC114174718 gene encoding uncharacterized protein LOC114174718 isoform X1, producing the protein MAGMSGAASGIVLEPLTRDNYENWSALVKNYLIGQGLWGAMTSVSEIGVKAKTVSDSWKRRNAKALHIIQLACGTEILSQIRDVETAKEAWNRLGALYSSQLKADSDIEQGVLVEDSLLQNKPLYRYVESDEWNDAKAIINNDDTAIFSTSSTGRTVLHVAVMAGHVHIVKNLVKLGKDKLVTMQDNFDYTALSLAAELTGNVEIAKCMVERKGGKKLLTMKTKDGEIPVLLSAAKGYKDMTRYLYSETQLEAFVDKNSRNGVLLLSRCITAEIFDVALSLIHRIPQLPLTHESGGLRPLYALARMPSAFPSGSGFGRLQQLIYNSLRLERLEVQNLCTGKDKLLGISIDRCGKRIGIVADVTEVEGLRVAQEKDRYNTSFRGRLCELALNFTPIRLLGRLLIFLYLLFQNYILLKFSAGIREIHELKKTHLVVLEILNCMCDRVSEYEELQLREASAYDAMLQAAKLGIIEFIDKMRKTNPDLLWAIDRNRRGIFSHAILNRRKEVFRLMDKVNGRKEIIRCSADVFGNTLLHLAAYLGPSSDLDRRSGAALQMQRELQWFKAVEEIVHPKCKEEKNGDGKKPREIFSESHVEMVKAGEKWAKDTASSFTLVGTLIITIMFAAAFTVPGGNNQDGEPIFLRDQIFTLFIIADAVSLFTSSTSVLIFIGILTSRYAEKDFLKTLPLKLLCGLVSLFLSVVSMMIAFCASLAMMLRGNHHLIIAAMSLGSIPVIVLVPSQLRLFLEIFNSTLHARYIK; encoded by the exons ATGGCAGGAATGAGTGGTGCAGCGAGTGGAATAGTTCTGGAACCACTCACAAGAGACAATTACGAGAACTGGAGTGCTCTTGTGAAAAATTATCTGATAGGTCAAGGTCTGTGGGGCGCTATGACCTCTGTTTCTGAGATTGGTGTCAAAGCTAAAACCGTTTCTGACTCATGGAAGAGGAGGAATGCCAAGGCTTTGCACATCATTCAGCTGGCGTGTGGAACGGAGATTCTTAGTCAGATCAGAGATGTTGAAACGGCCAAAGAAGCTTGGAACAGATTGGGAGCCTTGTACAGTTCACAGTTAAAAGCTGATTCTGATATTGAACAAG GTGTACTGGTGGAGGATAGTCTCCTTCAAAATAAACCGTTGTACAGATATGTGGAGAGCGATGAGTGGAATGATGCAAAAGCAATAATCAACAATGACGACACCGCCATATTTTCCACCTCCTCAACGGGAAGAACCGTTCTTCATGTTGCAGTAATGGCTGGCCACGTGCACATTGTGAAGAATCTGGTGAAGTTAGGGAAAGATAAGTTAGTTACAATGCAAGACAACTTCGATTACACTGCTCTTTCTCTGGCTGCGGAATTAACCGGAAACGTAGAGATTGCAAAGTGCATGGTAGAGAGGAAGGGAGGGAAGAAACTCCTAACTATGAAGACCAAAGATGGTGAAATTCCTGTTCTTCTTTCTGCTGCAAAGGGCTACAAAGACATGACTCGCTATCTCTACTCTGAAACTCAGTTGGAAGCGTTTGTGGACAAAAATTCCCGCAACGGAGTTTTGCTTCTTTCGCGATGCATCACTGCTGAAATATTTG ATGTGGCTTTGAGTTTAATTCATCGCATTCCACAACTCCCTCTAACCCATGAATCCGGTGGACTAAGACCCTTATACGCTCTGGCACGCATGCCTTCTGCGTTCCCTAGTGGCAGTGGATTTGGACGTCTACAACAACTCATTTATAATA GTTTAAGATTAGAAAGATTAGAGGTGCAAAACTTGTGCACAGGAAAAGATAAGTTGTTAGGAATAAGCATTGACCGTTGCGGAAAACGCATTGGAATAGTTGCAGATGTTACTGAAGTAGAAGGCCTTCGTGTTGCTCAAGAGAAAGACCGATATAATACTTCCTTCAGAG GAAGGCTCTGTGAACTGGCTTTAAATTTTACTCCCATAAGGCTCTTAG GTCGACTGCTTATATTCCTTTATCTGTTATTTCAAAATTACATACTGTTAAAGTTCTCAGCTG GAATTAGAGAAATACACGAACTGAAAAAGACGCACCTTGTAGTTCTTGAAATTCTGAACTGCATGTGCGACAGAGTTTCGGAGTACGAGGAATTGCAGCTGCGAGAGGCTTCAGCGTACGATGCAATGTTACAGGCAGCGAAGCTTGGAATCATCGAGTTCATAGATAAGATGAGGAAGACGAACCCTGACCTCTTGTGGGCCATTGACAGAAACAGGAGAGGTATATTTTCGCATGCAATTCTGAACCGTAGAAAAGAAGTGTTCCGACTCATGGACAAAGTCAACGGAAGGAAGGAGATAATCAGATGCAGTGCAGACGTGTTTGGCAATACCCTCTTGCACTTGGCTGCGTATTTAGGACCCTCCTCTGATCTTGATCGCAGATCCGGTGCTGCTCTCCAAATGCAAAGAGAACTTCAATGGTTCAAG GCTGTTGAGGAAATTGTGCATCCCAAGTGCAAGGAAGAGAAAAATGGAGACGGTAAGAAGCCCCGTGAGATATTCAGTGAAAGCCACGTGGAGATGGTGAAAGCTGGTGAAAAATGGGCCAAAGACACTGCTAGTTCATTCACTCTCGTGGGTACTCTCATAATCACCATCATGTTCGCGGCGGCTTTCACTGTTCCCGGCGGAAACAACCAAGACGGGGAACCCATCTTCTTGCGCGACCAGATATTCACTTTGTTTATCATAGCAGATGCAGTATCGCTCTTTACTTCCTCCACCTCTGTTCTCATTTTCATTGGGATCCTCACCTCGCGTTATGCTGAGAAGGATTTCCTGAAGACGTTGCCTTTGAAGTTACTCTGCGGCCTCGTGTCTCTTTTCTTGTCTGTGGTGTCGATGATGATAGCATTTTGTGCTTCGCTTGCGATGATGCTGAGGGGTAATCATCATTTGATCATAGCAGCTATGTCACTTGGGAGTATTCCTGTTATCGTGCTGGTACCCTCACAGCTTCGCCTCTTTCTTGAGATTTTCAATTCCACTTTGCATGCAAGATATATCAAGTGA
- the LOC114174718 gene encoding uncharacterized protein LOC114174718 isoform X2: MSGAASGIVLEPLTRDNYENWSALVKNYLIGQGLWGAMTSVSEIGVKAKTVSDSWKRRNAKALHIIQLACGTEILSQIRDVETAKEAWNRLGALYSSQLKADSDIEQGVLVEDSLLQNKPLYRYVESDEWNDAKAIINNDDTAIFSTSSTGRTVLHVAVMAGHVHIVKNLVKLGKDKLVTMQDNFDYTALSLAAELTGNVEIAKCMVERKGGKKLLTMKTKDGEIPVLLSAAKGYKDMTRYLYSETQLEAFVDKNSRNGVLLLSRCITAEIFDVALSLIHRIPQLPLTHESGGLRPLYALARMPSAFPSGSGFGRLQQLIYNSLRLERLEVQNLCTGKDKLLGISIDRCGKRIGIVADVTEVEGLRVAQEKDRYNTSFRGRLCELALNFTPIRLLGRLLIFLYLLFQNYILLKFSAGIREIHELKKTHLVVLEILNCMCDRVSEYEELQLREASAYDAMLQAAKLGIIEFIDKMRKTNPDLLWAIDRNRRGIFSHAILNRRKEVFRLMDKVNGRKEIIRCSADVFGNTLLHLAAYLGPSSDLDRRSGAALQMQRELQWFKAVEEIVHPKCKEEKNGDGKKPREIFSESHVEMVKAGEKWAKDTASSFTLVGTLIITIMFAAAFTVPGGNNQDGEPIFLRDQIFTLFIIADAVSLFTSSTSVLIFIGILTSRYAEKDFLKTLPLKLLCGLVSLFLSVVSMMIAFCASLAMMLRGNHHLIIAAMSLGSIPVIVLVPSQLRLFLEIFNSTLHARYIK; this comes from the exons ATGAGTGGTGCAGCGAGTGGAATAGTTCTGGAACCACTCACAAGAGACAATTACGAGAACTGGAGTGCTCTTGTGAAAAATTATCTGATAGGTCAAGGTCTGTGGGGCGCTATGACCTCTGTTTCTGAGATTGGTGTCAAAGCTAAAACCGTTTCTGACTCATGGAAGAGGAGGAATGCCAAGGCTTTGCACATCATTCAGCTGGCGTGTGGAACGGAGATTCTTAGTCAGATCAGAGATGTTGAAACGGCCAAAGAAGCTTGGAACAGATTGGGAGCCTTGTACAGTTCACAGTTAAAAGCTGATTCTGATATTGAACAAG GTGTACTGGTGGAGGATAGTCTCCTTCAAAATAAACCGTTGTACAGATATGTGGAGAGCGATGAGTGGAATGATGCAAAAGCAATAATCAACAATGACGACACCGCCATATTTTCCACCTCCTCAACGGGAAGAACCGTTCTTCATGTTGCAGTAATGGCTGGCCACGTGCACATTGTGAAGAATCTGGTGAAGTTAGGGAAAGATAAGTTAGTTACAATGCAAGACAACTTCGATTACACTGCTCTTTCTCTGGCTGCGGAATTAACCGGAAACGTAGAGATTGCAAAGTGCATGGTAGAGAGGAAGGGAGGGAAGAAACTCCTAACTATGAAGACCAAAGATGGTGAAATTCCTGTTCTTCTTTCTGCTGCAAAGGGCTACAAAGACATGACTCGCTATCTCTACTCTGAAACTCAGTTGGAAGCGTTTGTGGACAAAAATTCCCGCAACGGAGTTTTGCTTCTTTCGCGATGCATCACTGCTGAAATATTTG ATGTGGCTTTGAGTTTAATTCATCGCATTCCACAACTCCCTCTAACCCATGAATCCGGTGGACTAAGACCCTTATACGCTCTGGCACGCATGCCTTCTGCGTTCCCTAGTGGCAGTGGATTTGGACGTCTACAACAACTCATTTATAATA GTTTAAGATTAGAAAGATTAGAGGTGCAAAACTTGTGCACAGGAAAAGATAAGTTGTTAGGAATAAGCATTGACCGTTGCGGAAAACGCATTGGAATAGTTGCAGATGTTACTGAAGTAGAAGGCCTTCGTGTTGCTCAAGAGAAAGACCGATATAATACTTCCTTCAGAG GAAGGCTCTGTGAACTGGCTTTAAATTTTACTCCCATAAGGCTCTTAG GTCGACTGCTTATATTCCTTTATCTGTTATTTCAAAATTACATACTGTTAAAGTTCTCAGCTG GAATTAGAGAAATACACGAACTGAAAAAGACGCACCTTGTAGTTCTTGAAATTCTGAACTGCATGTGCGACAGAGTTTCGGAGTACGAGGAATTGCAGCTGCGAGAGGCTTCAGCGTACGATGCAATGTTACAGGCAGCGAAGCTTGGAATCATCGAGTTCATAGATAAGATGAGGAAGACGAACCCTGACCTCTTGTGGGCCATTGACAGAAACAGGAGAGGTATATTTTCGCATGCAATTCTGAACCGTAGAAAAGAAGTGTTCCGACTCATGGACAAAGTCAACGGAAGGAAGGAGATAATCAGATGCAGTGCAGACGTGTTTGGCAATACCCTCTTGCACTTGGCTGCGTATTTAGGACCCTCCTCTGATCTTGATCGCAGATCCGGTGCTGCTCTCCAAATGCAAAGAGAACTTCAATGGTTCAAG GCTGTTGAGGAAATTGTGCATCCCAAGTGCAAGGAAGAGAAAAATGGAGACGGTAAGAAGCCCCGTGAGATATTCAGTGAAAGCCACGTGGAGATGGTGAAAGCTGGTGAAAAATGGGCCAAAGACACTGCTAGTTCATTCACTCTCGTGGGTACTCTCATAATCACCATCATGTTCGCGGCGGCTTTCACTGTTCCCGGCGGAAACAACCAAGACGGGGAACCCATCTTCTTGCGCGACCAGATATTCACTTTGTTTATCATAGCAGATGCAGTATCGCTCTTTACTTCCTCCACCTCTGTTCTCATTTTCATTGGGATCCTCACCTCGCGTTATGCTGAGAAGGATTTCCTGAAGACGTTGCCTTTGAAGTTACTCTGCGGCCTCGTGTCTCTTTTCTTGTCTGTGGTGTCGATGATGATAGCATTTTGTGCTTCGCTTGCGATGATGCTGAGGGGTAATCATCATTTGATCATAGCAGCTATGTCACTTGGGAGTATTCCTGTTATCGTGCTGGTACCCTCACAGCTTCGCCTCTTTCTTGAGATTTTCAATTCCACTTTGCATGCAAGATATATCAAGTGA
- the LOC114174718 gene encoding uncharacterized protein LOC114174718 isoform X3, with product MAGMSGAASGIVLEPLTRDNYENWSALVKNYLIGQGLWGAMTSVSEIGVKAKTVSDSWKRRNAKALHIIQLACGTEILSQIRDVETAKEAWNRLGALYSSQLKADSDIEQGVLVEDSLLQNKPLYRYVESDEWNDAKAIINNDDTAIFSTSSTGRTVLHVAVMAGHVHIVKNLVKLGKDKLVTMQDNFDYTALSLAAELTGNVEIAKCMVERKGGKKLLTMKTKDGEIPVLLSAAKGYKDMTRYLYSETQLEAFVDKNSRNGVLLLSRCITAEIFDVALSLIHRIPQLPLTHESGGLRPLYALARMPSAFPSGSGFGRLQQLIYNSLRLERLEVQNLCTGKDKLLGISIDRCGKRIGIVADVTEVEGLRVAQEKDRYNTSFRGRLCELALNFTPIRLLGIREIHELKKTHLVVLEILNCMCDRVSEYEELQLREASAYDAMLQAAKLGIIEFIDKMRKTNPDLLWAIDRNRRGIFSHAILNRRKEVFRLMDKVNGRKEIIRCSADVFGNTLLHLAAYLGPSSDLDRRSGAALQMQRELQWFKAVEEIVHPKCKEEKNGDGKKPREIFSESHVEMVKAGEKWAKDTASSFTLVGTLIITIMFAAAFTVPGGNNQDGEPIFLRDQIFTLFIIADAVSLFTSSTSVLIFIGILTSRYAEKDFLKTLPLKLLCGLVSLFLSVVSMMIAFCASLAMMLRGNHHLIIAAMSLGSIPVIVLVPSQLRLFLEIFNSTLHARYIK from the exons ATGGCAGGAATGAGTGGTGCAGCGAGTGGAATAGTTCTGGAACCACTCACAAGAGACAATTACGAGAACTGGAGTGCTCTTGTGAAAAATTATCTGATAGGTCAAGGTCTGTGGGGCGCTATGACCTCTGTTTCTGAGATTGGTGTCAAAGCTAAAACCGTTTCTGACTCATGGAAGAGGAGGAATGCCAAGGCTTTGCACATCATTCAGCTGGCGTGTGGAACGGAGATTCTTAGTCAGATCAGAGATGTTGAAACGGCCAAAGAAGCTTGGAACAGATTGGGAGCCTTGTACAGTTCACAGTTAAAAGCTGATTCTGATATTGAACAAG GTGTACTGGTGGAGGATAGTCTCCTTCAAAATAAACCGTTGTACAGATATGTGGAGAGCGATGAGTGGAATGATGCAAAAGCAATAATCAACAATGACGACACCGCCATATTTTCCACCTCCTCAACGGGAAGAACCGTTCTTCATGTTGCAGTAATGGCTGGCCACGTGCACATTGTGAAGAATCTGGTGAAGTTAGGGAAAGATAAGTTAGTTACAATGCAAGACAACTTCGATTACACTGCTCTTTCTCTGGCTGCGGAATTAACCGGAAACGTAGAGATTGCAAAGTGCATGGTAGAGAGGAAGGGAGGGAAGAAACTCCTAACTATGAAGACCAAAGATGGTGAAATTCCTGTTCTTCTTTCTGCTGCAAAGGGCTACAAAGACATGACTCGCTATCTCTACTCTGAAACTCAGTTGGAAGCGTTTGTGGACAAAAATTCCCGCAACGGAGTTTTGCTTCTTTCGCGATGCATCACTGCTGAAATATTTG ATGTGGCTTTGAGTTTAATTCATCGCATTCCACAACTCCCTCTAACCCATGAATCCGGTGGACTAAGACCCTTATACGCTCTGGCACGCATGCCTTCTGCGTTCCCTAGTGGCAGTGGATTTGGACGTCTACAACAACTCATTTATAATA GTTTAAGATTAGAAAGATTAGAGGTGCAAAACTTGTGCACAGGAAAAGATAAGTTGTTAGGAATAAGCATTGACCGTTGCGGAAAACGCATTGGAATAGTTGCAGATGTTACTGAAGTAGAAGGCCTTCGTGTTGCTCAAGAGAAAGACCGATATAATACTTCCTTCAGAG GAAGGCTCTGTGAACTGGCTTTAAATTTTACTCCCATAAGGCTCTTAG GAATTAGAGAAATACACGAACTGAAAAAGACGCACCTTGTAGTTCTTGAAATTCTGAACTGCATGTGCGACAGAGTTTCGGAGTACGAGGAATTGCAGCTGCGAGAGGCTTCAGCGTACGATGCAATGTTACAGGCAGCGAAGCTTGGAATCATCGAGTTCATAGATAAGATGAGGAAGACGAACCCTGACCTCTTGTGGGCCATTGACAGAAACAGGAGAGGTATATTTTCGCATGCAATTCTGAACCGTAGAAAAGAAGTGTTCCGACTCATGGACAAAGTCAACGGAAGGAAGGAGATAATCAGATGCAGTGCAGACGTGTTTGGCAATACCCTCTTGCACTTGGCTGCGTATTTAGGACCCTCCTCTGATCTTGATCGCAGATCCGGTGCTGCTCTCCAAATGCAAAGAGAACTTCAATGGTTCAAG GCTGTTGAGGAAATTGTGCATCCCAAGTGCAAGGAAGAGAAAAATGGAGACGGTAAGAAGCCCCGTGAGATATTCAGTGAAAGCCACGTGGAGATGGTGAAAGCTGGTGAAAAATGGGCCAAAGACACTGCTAGTTCATTCACTCTCGTGGGTACTCTCATAATCACCATCATGTTCGCGGCGGCTTTCACTGTTCCCGGCGGAAACAACCAAGACGGGGAACCCATCTTCTTGCGCGACCAGATATTCACTTTGTTTATCATAGCAGATGCAGTATCGCTCTTTACTTCCTCCACCTCTGTTCTCATTTTCATTGGGATCCTCACCTCGCGTTATGCTGAGAAGGATTTCCTGAAGACGTTGCCTTTGAAGTTACTCTGCGGCCTCGTGTCTCTTTTCTTGTCTGTGGTGTCGATGATGATAGCATTTTGTGCTTCGCTTGCGATGATGCTGAGGGGTAATCATCATTTGATCATAGCAGCTATGTCACTTGGGAGTATTCCTGTTATCGTGCTGGTACCCTCACAGCTTCGCCTCTTTCTTGAGATTTTCAATTCCACTTTGCATGCAAGATATATCAAGTGA
- the LOC114173927 gene encoding disease resistance protein RGA2-like, whose protein sequence is MDVAILSDAISHILQCATTILSPPATRLSSNDIQQFEDNLKRILLTVQKAMHSKIQDRSVLSLWLKNVKDMVNDLNDLMEDHRHNTEATTATISLIKAGQNMAHRHKFKHQIKDAIEELKRLSNEAESLVISEEARENERKLTRINEEFENVEAVGRENVKKDIKDQLKMFVNSHVVSVPVVTIVGVAGIGKSKLARLVYGDEEVKALFPSRIWVNLETFNVESIATRVTETANQGKRFLLVLDDLRVENGEGCLQKLQGELAEAGVGGAVVVTTRSNFVANKIAESGTVKLKPHVLQGLNEEESWCLFQNRPGSRKINEDMGRRVVREYCGGVPMKIIAIARLLEDLDSPVSEIELMEKFLREIRFTYYDELSLQQKLCFAYCSLFPQEHEIDAGRLIHLWMAEGFLSRNLCSDPQEFGLACFNDFVPFVFQETGSDEFGVVKRYKMNRLMHELARTVAWDENIIVDSAEVKVHERVVRSSFHFALDVQCGIPKALFEKAKKLRSILLLGKTNKSRLPHEVKLTISTCEKILETFKCLRVLDLHDLGIKMVPSSIGELKHLRLLDLSHNNIEKLPSSITKLFHLQTLKLSQCHVLKELPKDLENLSCLIHLYLEGCLDLTHMPRGIGKLSSLQTLSLFVVSKNYHLGGLRELTDLDDLRGHLEILHLEQLNFCAPLEAKDKYLRDKKHLHCLTLRWDHEEKEEEDEKKRNGIAGKDKESLECLDPNPNLAVLSVVGYYGKTFSNWLSSIKCLVKFSLNDCYNCQYLPPLDHLPHLRVLELRRLDSLVFVSRNSDQISADTEASSSSSSSSSSSSSTPFFPSLKELTISDCPKLRSWWETANWESNRPFFTRISKLHIQCCPDLHCMPLYPYLDEELVVVDSSVKSMRDTVHATISDGFLPFSKLKTMLIARITQSPPERWLKNFISLQTLQIRDCSKLFYLPQGFRSLSSLQSLTIERCAELDLDLSRTEWEGLKHLRFLIIKEIPKLKSLPWGVEDVTSLEKLELHECPALTNLPETIGNLSLLTKLVICKCENLDSLPKGLEKLGSLDTLAITDCPLLTPRCQPETGDDWPQIAHIKNRILKQSSQDLRDLWSHGRIGLRKYF, encoded by the coding sequence ATGGACGTGGCTATTCTCTCCGACGCCATATCCCACATCCTTCAATGCGCCACCACCATCCTATCACCCCCAGCAACCCGTCTCTCCTCAAACGACATTCAACAATTTGAAGACAACCTCAAAAGGATACTCCTCACGGTTCAGAAGGCCATGCACAGCAAAATCCAAGACCGCTCGGTTCTTTCACTTTGGTTAAAAAATGTCAAAGACATGGTCAACGATTTGAACGATTTGATGGAGGATCATCGCCACAACACGGAGGCCACCACCGCCACGATATCTCTCATCAAAGCCGGCCAAAACATGGCACATCGCCACAAATTCAAGCACCAAATCAAAGACGCCATTGAGGAACTCAAACGCCTCTCAAACGAAGCAGAAAGCTTGGTCATCTCTGAAGAAGCTAGGGAGAATGAGAGAAAGTTGACTCGTATAAATGAGGAATTTGAGAATGTTGAAGCGGTTGGTAGAGAAAATGTGAAGAAGGATATTAAAGATCAACTCAAGATGTTCGTGAACAGCCATGTTGTTTCTGTTCCTGTGGTTACCATTGTTGGGGTTGCCGGAATAGGGAAGAGTAAACTTGCTCGTCTGGTTTATGGGGATGAGGAAGTCAAAGCTCTCTTTCCGTCACGGATATGGGTAAACCTTGAAACATTCAACGTGGAGTCCATTGCTACACGTGTTACCGAAACAGCTAACCAGGGTAAACGCTTTCTTCTTGTGCTTGATGATTTGAGAGTCGAGAACGGTGAGGGGTGTCTCCAGAAGTTGCAGGGCGAGTTAGCGGAGGCTGGAGTTGGTGGGGCAGTGGTTGTAACTACACGTAGCAATTTTGTCGCAAACAAGATTGCTGAAAGTGGCACGGTTAAACTTAAGCCCCATGTTTTGCAAGGGCTTAACGAAGAGGAATCGTGGTGTCTGTTTCAGAATAGACCAGGTTCGAGAAAAATAAACGAAGATATGGGACGGAGGGTAGTGAGGGAATATTGTGGAGGAGTCCCTATGAAGATAATAGCCATAGCAAGGTTGCTAGAAGATCTTGATTCACCAGTTTCAGAAATAGAGCTGATGGAGAAGTTTCTGCGAGAGATAAGGTTTACCTATTACGACGAACTTTCATTGCAACAAAAGCTATGTTTTGCTTATTGTTCGTTGTTTCCTCAAGAACACGAGATAGACGCTGGGAGATTGATTCATCTCTGGATGGCGGAAGGGTTTCTCTCGCGGAACCTATGTTCCGATCCACAAGAGTTTGGCTTAGCGTGTTTCAACGACTTTGTTCCTTTCGTTTTCCAGGAAACGGGGAGTGACGAGTTTGGTGTTGTGAAGCGGTACAAGATGAACCGTTTAATGCATGAACTAGCAAGGACTGTGGCCTGGGATGAGAATATCATAGTAGACTCGGCAGAGGTTAAAGTTCACGAGAGAGTGGTGCGATCCTCGTTTCATTTTGCGTTGGATGTTCAGTGTGGGATCCCAAAGGCTTTGTTCGAGAAAGCGAAGAAACTGAGGAGCATTCTCTTGCTGGGAAAGACTAACAAATCGCGGCTTCCGCACGAGGTGAAGTTGACCAtatcaacttgtgaaaaaatctTAGAAACTTTCAAGTGTTTGCGAGTGCTGGATCTCCATGACTTGGGGATCAAGATGGTTCCGAGCTCCATCGGGGAACTGAAGCACTTGAGGCTTCTCGATCTCTCCCATAACAACATAGAGAAGCTTCCGAGTTCAATCACCAAGCTTTTCCACTTGCAGACATTGAAACTTTCCCAATGTCATGTTCTCAAAGAACTGCCAAAAGACTTGGAGAATCTAAGTTGCCTCATCCATCTTTACTTAGAGGGGTGCCTTGATCTCACCCACATGCCTCGGGGAATAGGCAAGCTGAGTTCTCTGCAGACATTGTCTCTTTTTGTGGTTAGCAAGAACTACCACTTGGGAGGTCTTAGGGAACTCACGGATCTTGATGACCTGAGAGGACACTTGGAAATTTTGCATCTGGAGCAGTTGAATTTTTGTGCACCATTGGAAGCGAAAGACAAGTATTTGAGAGACAAAAAGCACCTTCATTGTTTGACTTTAAGATGGGACCACGAGGAgaaagaggaggaagatgagaaGAAAAGGAATGGTATTGCTGGAAAAGACAAGGAATCACTGGAATGTCTTGATCCAAATCCAAATCTTGCAGTGTTATCCGTTGTCGGGTACTACGGTAAAACGTTTTCCAATTGGCTTTCTTCAATTAAATGCCTTGTTAAGTTTAGCCTAAACGATTGTTACAATTGCCAATATCTACCACCACTGGATCACCTCCCACACCTCAGGGTTCTCGAACTAAGAAGATTGGACTCCCTTGTATTCGTTTCAAGAAACTCTGATCAAATAAGTGCTGACACTGAAGCctcctcttcctcctcttcctcctcttcctcctcctctaGTACACCATTTTTTCCATCGTTAAAGGAACTCACAATCTCTGATTGCCCCAAACTCCGAAGCTGGTGGGAAACTGCTAACTGGGAATCCAATAGACCATTCTTTACTCGCATTTCTAAACTTCATATTCAATGCTGCCCTGATTTGCATTGCATGCCTTTGTACCCTTATCTGGATGAAGAGTTGGTGGTTGTGGATTCAAGCGTAAAGTCAATGAGGGATACAGTGCATGCTACTATTTCAGACGGCTTTCTTCCATTTTCCAAATTGAAGACCATGCTAATTGCGCGCATTACACAATCTCCACCAGAGAGATGGCTTAAAAACTTCATTTCCCTTCAGACCCTTCAAATTCGTGATTGCTCCAAGTTATTCTATCTACCACAAGGTTTCAGGTCTCTGAGCTCACTCCAGAGTCTTACCATTGAGAGATGCGCGGAACTTGATCTTGACTTATCCAGGACTGAGTGGGAGGGTCTGAAACACCTACGTTTTCTGATCATAAAGGAAATTCCCAAGCTCAAATCCCTTCCGTGGGGTGTTGAGGATGTTACCTCTTTGGAAAAACTCGAGCTTCATGAATGCCCTGCCTTGACCAATCTACCAGAAACCATAGGCAACCTCAGTTTGCTTACCAAACTGGTGATTTGTAAATGTGAAAACTTGGATTCGCTGCCCAAAGGACTGGAAAAGCTGGGGTCTTTAGATACGTTGGCCATTACGGACTGTCCTCTGTTAACACCAAGGTGTCAACCTGAAACAGGGGATGATTGGCCACAAATTGCTCATATCAAAAATAGAATTCTTAAGCAAAGCTCTCAAGACTTGAGGGACTTGTGGAGTCATGGAAGGATTGGTTTACGAAAATATTTCTAA